The following DNA comes from Alienimonas californiensis.
TTGTTGACGGTGAAGCCGAACGGGATGAGTTCCGCCGTCTCGTTCTCCCACGTTTCGTCCCCCTCGGAGCAGTCCGCGGTGCAGCGGAGGATGCGCACGGCCCGGCAGCCGGCCTCGAAGCGGAAGGCGTGCTTGCTGTAGCGGCTCACGTCGCAGTCAATCAATTTTAAATCCCGGCAGTGGGAGAGGTAGACGTGATGCCGCATCCGGGCGGCGTCGACGTCTTCCAGCGTGAGGCGTTCGATCGTTCCCTCGCCGTCGGTCGGAGAGCGGACGCCGAACTGGTAGTTCCGCAGCCGCAGCCCGGCCAGCGTCACGTCCGAGACGCCGGGTTGAATGGAGATCGCGGTCGGCCCCTTCTTCACGTTCGCCGCGGACCAGGCGCCGACCCACTCCGGCAGGCCGCCGCCGGTGTCGACGCCGCGGAGTTCCTTCGCCCGGCCCCGCTCCCCGCCGGTTTGAATCGCCAGCGAGGCCCCCGCGTAGCGGCCGGAGCCGAGCAGCACGCGATCGCCGGGACCGGCGAGTTCGTTGACCGCCTCCGTCAGCCGCTCCGCCGGCAGGGCGTTCGCCCAACCCGCCCCGTCTTTTCGCCCCGCTCCGTCCGGGGTGACGTGCAGGTCCGCCGCGACCGCCGCGGTCGCCAGACACCAGGGCAGGACGAACAGCAACCGCGAGGGGAAACGGACGAGCATCACGGCGGGGCGAAGCGGGGATCGGGCGAGGCGCCGCCCGTTATAGTCCCCG
Coding sequences within:
- a CDS encoding right-handed parallel beta-helix repeat-containing protein, whose translation is MLVRFPSRLLFVLPWCLATAAVAADLHVTPDGAGRKDGAGWANALPAERLTEAVNELAGPGDRVLLGSGRYAGASLAIQTGGERGRAKELRGVDTGGGLPEWVGAWSAANVKKGPTAISIQPGVSDVTLAGLRLRNYQFGVRSPTDGEGTIERLTLEDVDAARMRHHVYLSHCRDLKLIDCDVSRYSKHAFRFEAGCRAVRILRCTADCSEGDETWENETAELIPFGFTVNNSNPPQGDFRFEDCLAANNRMQVRPGKYPNGDGFVVEGTVEGVSFVRCIAVRNRDGGYDLKPPVTLTDCVALENGRGIRLWSTATLENCFVADGKTGLWSNGEAVTVRGSAFARLDGPAVMTDDKATGGVTLTGSLIVACGAVGKKTSKGPITLTDTVVSATKPNSDSPKTPPTDPAVTFVDPPAAWPTDKPLPTHPTHGYRPPEPPSGEIVR